Sequence from the Candidatus Eisenbacteria bacterium genome:
CCCCGGTATCCGGTGACCTCGAACTGGGGTCGGACGACGACGTCCGCCTCGACAACCATCGGCTGCCCGAGGGCGAGATTGACCTCCCTGAGCTGGATCGGAACCGCCGGCTCGAGATTCCGCTCGCGGAGGGCCTCCCCGAAGGCCTCGGGAATCAACCTCTCGCGCAGATCCGACTCCATGTCGCCCTGGAACGCGCGGAGCAGGAGTTCGGGAGGGACCTTCCCCCGCCGGAATCCGGGCACCGACGCCCGCTTACGGTAGTCCGCCACGATCCGCTCCCACTGCTCCTCGACCTTCTCGGCGGGGAGTGTGATGGTGATCCTCTTCGTCCACTCCCCGGCTTCCTCAACGCGTACTTCCAAGGCTCCTCCTCATCCATTCCCCATCCGTCTCACTCGCGACGGCGCGCGCACCTGCGAGAGGGGGGATTCGAACCCCCACGAGTTAACCCCGCCGGATCCTAAGTCCGGTGCGTCTGCCAGTTCCGCCACTCTCGCTCGAATCGAGTCCGCCGGGCTGAATCGAATCGATCAGCCTGCATCGAGCCCCCAGGCCGTATCGAGCCCTCCAACCTGCATGGATCATACCGCGGGGCCGCAGCCGCGGCCTACTGTCCGCGGAACGCCGGCTTGCGCCTCTCCAGGAACGCGAGGGTGCCCTCGCGCCAATCCTCGCTGCTCGTGGCGAGGCCGAATGCGTCAGCCTCGATGAGCAGCGCCCCCGGCATGCTCGTCTCGAGTCCCCGCTGCGCCGCTTCGAGCGTCAGGCGGACAGCCAGAGGACCGCGCGAGGCGATCTTCCCGCCGATCTCCTCGCAGACCGGCAGAAGCTGCTCGGGCTCCACGACCCGGTTGAGCAACCCGATCCTGAGAGCCTCCTCCGCCGTGATCGGATCGCCGCTCAGGAGGATCTCGAGGGCCCGGCCGAGGCCGACCAGGCGCGGCAGGCGCTGCGTCCCTCCCCAGCCCGGAATGACGCCCAGATTGACCTCCGGTTGGCCGAGTCGCGCCCGGGTGCTCCCGATCCGGATGTGGCACGCCATCGCGAGCTCGCAGCCGCCTCCCAGGGCGAATCCGTTCACTGCCGCGATCACGGGCTTTCCGAGCCACTGGATCCTGTGCAGGACGTGCTGGCCCCGGCGCGCGAACTTGCGGGCGGCCATCGCGTCGAGATCCTTGAGCTCCTTGATGTCCGCCCCGGCGATGAACGCCTTCTCCCCGGCGCCGGTCACGATCACGGCCAGGACGGAGGGATTCCGCCCGGCCTCCTCCATCGCCGCCTCGATCTCGCTGAGCGTGGCCAGGTTCAGCGCATTGAGCACCTCGGGACGGTTGATCGTGATCCGGGCGAGCGCCCCCTTCTCCTCGAACAGCAGGTTCTGATAGCTCATCGGCCTTGAGACCTCCCTTGGAAACCATCCATCCACACGCAGAGGCAAAGAGTAGGGAAGGACAACTGGAGACGCAACAAGCGAGGATAAGGGCGCAGGCAGGGGGGCGGCCGCGCGAGGTGACCCCGCGCTCGGGCCGCGCCTCAGCCGCGCCTCAGCCGCGCCGCGGCATGGCAAGCGGCCTCCGTCCGGGCCAGGTTGCGAGCACCAACATATTATTGCATTTCTACGATAAAGGGATGACACTCGTGAAGAGAAGCACGAGAAGCGGCGGTTCTCGCATCGCGAACCGGCCGGGCCGCCGGTCGAGGCGCGGAACTCGGGGGTGCGACAGATGGGATGGAGCAGGAGGAGCTTTCTCAAGATCGGCGCCGGCGCGGCGGGCGGTTTGGCCCTCGGCGGAGGGCTGATCAGCGATTGGTACGGTCTCGACGCTCCGAGAGCGACGGATCCCGAGACCGACGGCGACCGGGTGATTCCCACCTTCTGCGAACTCTGCTTCTGGCGATGCGGCGTGCTCGCCTACGTCAAGAACGGCCGCGTCACCAAGATCAAGGGCAATCCCGAGCATCCCCTGAGCCGGGGCCGCCTCTGCCCGCGCGGCGCGGGCGGCACCGGCCTCCTCTATGACCCCGACCGCCTCAAGACGCCCCTCGTCCGGGTGCGCAAGCGCGGCGAGGAGGCCTTCGAGCCGGTCGGATGGGACGACGCCCTCGACCGGGTCGCCGAGGCGATGCAGAGGATCAAGAAGGAGCACGGCCCGGAGGCTTTCGCCCTCTTCCAGCACGGATACGGCTCCTCCTGGTTCAACCATCTGTTCCACGCCTATGGCTCCCCCAACATCGCCGCCCCCTCCTACGCGCAGTGCCGGGGGCCCCGCGAGGTCGGCTTCCAGATGACCTTCGGCGACGGGGTCGGCTCGCCGGAGCGGATCGACATGGAGCGCGCCGACTGCATCGTCCTGATCGGCTCCCACCTGGGAGAGAACATGCACAACACCCAGGTGCAGGACTTCGCCCGGGGCCTCGGCCGGGGCGCGCGGATCATCGTTGTCGATCCGCGGTTCAGCACGGCCGCGGGCAAGGCGCATCACTGGCTCCCGATCAAGCCGGGAACCGATATCGCCCTCCTGCTCGCATGGATGAACGTCCTGATCGAGGAGAACCTCTACGATCGGGACTATGTCGAGGCCTACGCCTACGGCTTCGATCAGCTGAAGGCGCATGTCGCCGACAAGACGCCCGAGTGGGCCTATCCGCGGACAGGGCTGCGTCCCGAGGCGATCCGCGAGACCGCGCGCGCGATGGGGGCCGCCAAACCGGCCGTCGTCGTCCATCCCGGCCGCCGGGTCACCTGGTACGGCGACGACACGCAGAGGACGCGGGCCATCGCGATCCTCGCCGCGCTGCTCGGCTCCTGGGGACGGGCCGGCGGCTATCTCCTTCCGAGCGCGATGAAGCTGCCGAAGTTCCCCTACCTTCGCTACGAGGAGAACGGCGCCGTGACCGCGGACCGCCCCAAAGGGGGCGACTACCCCCTCGCGGACGCGACGCTCGCCTCGGGCCTCTGCAACGCGACGGTACCGGGGAGCAGCGTCTACGATGTGAAGGGCTGGATGGTCTATGGCACCAACCTCCCCCTGACGCTCCCCGATCCGGCCAACACGGCCCGGGCCCTGCAGGCACTCGACTTCATCGTGGCGATCGATGTCCTGCCCGCCGAGATCTGCGGATGGGCGGATGTCGTTCTGCCGGAGGCGACCTACCTCGAGCGATGCGACGAGCTCGACGCGCCCGCCTACAAGGAGCCGTTCATCGCCGTGCGACAGGAAGTCGTTCCTCCGATGTATGAGTCGAAGCCCGGATGGTGGATCGCGAGGGAGATCGCGCACAGAATCGGCCTCGAAGGCTACTTCCCCTGGGCCGACTCGATGGAATACGCCAAGGACCGCCTGCATGCCGCCGGCCACGACTGCGACGCCCTGCGGGCGACCGGCGTGATCCGCGGGCCTCGGGTTCCCTGCACATACGAGGAGGGCGTCGCCCCCGAGTTCTCGACGCCTTCGGGGAAGATCGAGCTCTACTCCACTTCGCTCGCGGAGGCCGGCTTCGATCCCATGCCGGTCTATACGCCGCACGAGGAGGCCCCTCCGGGCTACCACAGACTCCTCGTCGGGCGGGTGCCGACCCACTCCTTCGGCCGGACGACGAACAACCGCCTCCTCTCGGAAGTCTGCGACGAGAACGAGGTCTGGGTGTCGACGGCGGCCGCCCGGGAGGCCGGAATCGAGCACGGATCCCGCGTCGTCCTGGTCAATCAGGATGGCGCCGAGTCGATGCCCGTGCGCGTGAAGGTGACCGAGCGGATCCGCGACGACTCGGTCTTCCTGGCACACGGCTTCGGGCACACGGCGAATGGGCTCACCTTCGCGCGCGGGCGCGGCGCCGATGACGCGGTCCTCACCACCCGCTACGCCGTCGATCCGATCATGGGGGGGACCGGGATCAACGTGAACTTCGTCACCTTCAAGAGGGCTTGAGCATGGAACCGCGCTACGTGATGGTCCTCGACACGCGCCGCTGCGTCGCATGCAGCGCCTGCGTCATCGTCTGCAAGACCGAGAACGATGTCCCCGAGGGAGGATTCCGCGACTGGGTCGTGAGCGAGACGCGGGGCCGCTTCCCCGCCCTCTCGACCGAGAACCGGTCGCTGCGCTGCAACCACTGCGCCTTCGCCCCTTGCATCGACAACTGCCCGACCGGCGCTTCCCACAGGGGGCCCGGGGGGACCGTGCAGATCGATCGGGTCAAGTGCACCGGGTGCAAGAACTGCATCTCGGCCTGCCCATACGACGCCCGCTTCGTCCATCCGCGCGGCTTCATCGACAAGTGCACCTTCTGCATGCACAGGAAGGGGGCCTACACCGCCTGCCAGACGGTCTGTCCGACCGAGTGCATCCACTTCGGCGACGCGAACGACCCCGGCTCCGAGGTGAGCCGCCTGCTCGCGACGCGCGATCACAAGGTCGTGGCCCCGGAGGCCGGGACGCGGCCGCGCGTCCATTACCTGGTCTGAGCGCGGGGAGGAGATGGCGATGAACGAGATCGAAATCCTGAAAGCGACCCCCCATCTGGCGCGGGAGCATTGGTGGGGTTGGGAGATCCCCGTTTACCTCTTCCTCGGAGGTCTTGCAGCCGGGATCATGATCCTCACCTCCGTCAGGGTGCTGCGCGATCCCGAGGGGGAGCGCTCGGAGACCTTCAGGCTCCTCTCCTGGCTGGCCCCGTTGGTTCTCTCGATCGGGATGTTCGCCCTCTGGCTCGACCTCGAGCGCCGGTGGGACGTTCCGCGTTTCTACCTCGCCTTCCGCCCGAAGGCGCCCATGTCGTGGGGAGCCTGGATCCTCCTCGCCGTCTATCCGCTCGTCGCTCTCTTCGCCCTCGGAGAGCTGCGCGGACGCTGGCGCGACCGGCTCGCGCCGAGGCTGCGCGCGGTCGCGGATTGGGCCGATGCGCCGGCGATCAAGAGGCGCCTCGCCTGGGGAAACGCCGCGGTGGGGACCCTCCTCGGGATCTACACCGGCGTGCTCCTCAGCGCGATGTCGGCGCGGCCTCTCTGGTCGTCCGCGGTGCTGGGCCCGCTCTTTCTCACATCGGGGGGCTCCACGGCGGCGGCGCTGATGCTCCTCTTCAGGGTCGACGAAAGGGAGCGCCGCGGCCTCTCGAAGCTCGATCTCGGATTGATCTGCATGGAGGTCGCGCTGCTCGGCCTCTTCTTTCTGAATCTCATGACCGGCAGCGACACATCGCAGAGGGCAGGCGGCCTCCTCCTCGGCGGCCCTTACACGGCGTCGTTCTTCGGGCTCGTCGTCTTCGGGGGGCTCGCCGTGCCGCTCTTCGGCGAGGCGCGTGAGATGCGCGGGCACAACGGCTCGCGCTGGTTTCTGCCGCTCCTGATCCTGATCGGGGGGCTCGCCCTCCGGTGGATCCTGGTCGCCGCCGGGCAGGCGAGCTCGTGGAACGCCCTGTGAGACGCGAACTCGAGCCGGGAACTCGAACCGCCAGCTCGAAACGCGAACTCAGAAAGCGAACTCGAAACGCGAAGAGGTGAGAGAGATGAATGACCGGAGAAGCGAATCCCTTCAGGATC
This genomic interval carries:
- a CDS encoding polysulfide reductase translates to MAMNEIEILKATPHLAREHWWGWEIPVYLFLGGLAAGIMILTSVRVLRDPEGERSETFRLLSWLAPLVLSIGMFALWLDLERRWDVPRFYLAFRPKAPMSWGAWILLAVYPLVALFALGELRGRWRDRLAPRLRAVADWADAPAIKRRLAWGNAAVGTLLGIYTGVLLSAMSARPLWSSAVLGPLFLTSGGSTAAALMLLFRVDERERRGLSKLDLGLICMEVALLGLFFLNLMTGSDTSQRAGGLLLGGPYTASFFGLVVFGGLAVPLFGEAREMRGHNGSRWFLPLLILIGGLALRWILVAAGQASSWNAL
- a CDS encoding nitrate reductase; the encoded protein is MGWSRRSFLKIGAGAAGGLALGGGLISDWYGLDAPRATDPETDGDRVIPTFCELCFWRCGVLAYVKNGRVTKIKGNPEHPLSRGRLCPRGAGGTGLLYDPDRLKTPLVRVRKRGEEAFEPVGWDDALDRVAEAMQRIKKEHGPEAFALFQHGYGSSWFNHLFHAYGSPNIAAPSYAQCRGPREVGFQMTFGDGVGSPERIDMERADCIVLIGSHLGENMHNTQVQDFARGLGRGARIIVVDPRFSTAAGKAHHWLPIKPGTDIALLLAWMNVLIEENLYDRDYVEAYAYGFDQLKAHVADKTPEWAYPRTGLRPEAIRETARAMGAAKPAVVVHPGRRVTWYGDDTQRTRAIAILAALLGSWGRAGGYLLPSAMKLPKFPYLRYEENGAVTADRPKGGDYPLADATLASGLCNATVPGSSVYDVKGWMVYGTNLPLTLPDPANTARALQALDFIVAIDVLPAEICGWADVVLPEATYLERCDELDAPAYKEPFIAVRQEVVPPMYESKPGWWIAREIAHRIGLEGYFPWADSMEYAKDRLHAAGHDCDALRATGVIRGPRVPCTYEEGVAPEFSTPSGKIELYSTSLAEAGFDPMPVYTPHEEAPPGYHRLLVGRVPTHSFGRTTNNRLLSEVCDENEVWVSTAAAREAGIEHGSRVVLVNQDGAESMPVRVKVTERIRDDSVFLAHGFGHTANGLTFARGRGADDAVLTTRYAVDPIMGGTGINVNFVTFKRA
- a CDS encoding 4Fe-4S dicluster domain-containing protein codes for the protein MEPRYVMVLDTRRCVACSACVIVCKTENDVPEGGFRDWVVSETRGRFPALSTENRSLRCNHCAFAPCIDNCPTGASHRGPGGTVQIDRVKCTGCKNCISACPYDARFVHPRGFIDKCTFCMHRKGAYTACQTVCPTECIHFGDANDPGSEVSRLLATRDHKVVAPEAGTRPRVHYLV